In Paenibacillus guangzhouensis, a single window of DNA contains:
- the pcp gene encoding pyroglutamyl-peptidase I, with amino-acid sequence MKNILLTGFEPFGGETMNPSWEAVKCLDGEILFGDYQIQSVQLPTVFGDAIHQLAQAQARISPVLTLCIGQAGGSSELRVERIAINLDDARIPDNAGNQPIDQPIVPDGPTAYWSTLPIKSIVEVLKENGIPASVSHSAGTYVCNHLFYGLMHRIAESKVEGKGGFIHIPFLPEQVASNRNQPSMSLETIVRGIRIATEVSLRQHEDIRVVGGALD; translated from the coding sequence ATGAAGAACATTCTATTGACTGGCTTTGAGCCGTTCGGCGGGGAGACGATGAATCCGTCGTGGGAAGCTGTGAAGTGTCTGGACGGGGAAATTCTATTCGGAGACTATCAAATTCAATCGGTGCAATTACCGACAGTGTTCGGGGATGCGATCCATCAATTGGCGCAAGCCCAAGCACGGATCTCACCTGTATTGACCTTATGTATCGGGCAAGCCGGAGGAAGCTCCGAGCTTCGAGTAGAACGCATCGCTATCAATTTGGATGATGCTCGAATTCCTGATAATGCAGGGAATCAGCCAATCGACCAGCCGATTGTGCCGGATGGGCCTACTGCCTATTGGTCGACGTTACCGATCAAGTCGATCGTAGAAGTCTTGAAGGAGAATGGGATTCCAGCATCCGTGTCGCATAGTGCCGGGACCTATGTATGCAATCATCTTTTCTATGGCTTGATGCACCGCATCGCTGAGAGCAAGGTTGAAGGAAAGGGCGGATTTATTCATATTCCGTTCCTGCCGGAGCAGGTCGCGTCAAATCGTAATCAGCCAAGTATGTCACTGGAGACGATCGTACGAGGGATTCGGATTGCCACCGAGGTAAGCTTGCGTCAGCATGAAGATATTCGCGTGGTAGGCGGTGCGCTAGATTAG
- a CDS encoding M24 family metallopeptidase: MTVPKQEMMNRIERLQSKCREQKIDGCLITQNVDLYYFTGSMQTGYAFIPAQGETVYYVRRSLTRAEQESLVEVRPLGSFRQFGDTLAADFPHIFASAAPVLATEFDVLPVQLYQRFVELLPPSTRWVDGSQLVRETRMVKSAFEVAAIRKAAQLADAALEDAASYLREGMTELELMSRIEYTFRRQGHLGIMRMRGYNQEIVTGMVGAGEAAAEPTYFDGPAGGRGMSAAYPQSSSLRPIAAGEPILLDIGCNVDGYVIDQTRTLCIGQLAADLQAAYDLSEAIIRRTEEHLVPGTIVEQLYTESLKMAEAGGLGEHFMGFGADQVRFLGHGIGLEIDELPVLARGFKMPLQPGMVIAVEPKFTFPGRGVVGIENTYLITDHGFERLTISREGVITI, from the coding sequence ATGACAGTTCCAAAGCAGGAAATGATGAACCGGATCGAACGTTTGCAATCGAAATGTCGTGAACAGAAGATCGACGGTTGTCTTATAACGCAAAATGTCGATTTATATTATTTCACCGGTTCGATGCAGACTGGTTATGCCTTTATCCCGGCACAGGGTGAGACGGTGTATTACGTGCGCCGCAGCTTAACGCGAGCGGAACAGGAATCGCTCGTAGAAGTCCGGCCGCTCGGTTCGTTCCGCCAATTCGGCGACACACTGGCGGCGGACTTCCCACACATATTCGCGAGCGCTGCACCTGTGCTCGCGACCGAGTTCGACGTGCTGCCGGTACAATTGTACCAGCGCTTCGTCGAACTGCTGCCGCCGTCTACCCGATGGGTGGACGGCTCGCAGCTGGTGCGTGAGACGCGGATGGTGAAATCCGCGTTCGAGGTGGCCGCCATCCGCAAGGCGGCCCAGCTGGCAGACGCCGCACTCGAAGATGCGGCGTCGTACCTGCGCGAGGGCATGACCGAGCTGGAACTGATGAGCCGGATCGAGTATACGTTCCGGCGTCAAGGCCATCTCGGCATCATGCGCATGCGCGGCTACAATCAGGAGATTGTCACCGGCATGGTCGGCGCAGGTGAGGCAGCAGCTGAACCGACGTACTTCGACGGGCCAGCAGGAGGGCGGGGGATGAGCGCAGCCTATCCGCAGAGCTCATCCTTAAGGCCCATTGCAGCCGGCGAGCCGATTCTGCTCGATATCGGCTGCAATGTCGATGGGTACGTGATCGACCAGACACGTACGCTCTGCATTGGCCAGCTCGCTGCCGATTTACAGGCGGCATACGATCTGTCCGAAGCGATCATCCGCCGTACGGAAGAACACCTTGTCCCAGGTACGATTGTTGAGCAGCTCTATACCGAGTCGCTGAAGATGGCGGAAGCGGGCGGACTAGGGGAGCATTTTATGGGATTCGGCGCTGATCAGGTTCGGTTTCTCGGCCATGGCATCGGTCTTGAAATTGATGAACTTCCGGTTCTTGCCCGTGGTTTCAAGATGCCGCTGCAGCCAGGTATGGTCATCGCAGTGGAACCGAAATTCACGTTCCCGGGGCGTGGGGTTGTTGGAATTGAGAACACGTATCTCATCACGGATCATGGGTTCGAGCGGCTGACGATTTCCCGCGAGGGCGTCATTACAATATAA